The following proteins come from a genomic window of Prionailurus viverrinus isolate Anna chromosome D1, UM_Priviv_1.0, whole genome shotgun sequence:
- the LOC125146864 gene encoding olfactory receptor 1052: MAEENFTAVTEFILLGLTDNADLKIMLFVLFLVIYAITLAGNLGMIFLIQITPKLHTPMYFFLSCLSFIDACYSSVIAPKMLINFLVVRETISFSACIVQHLFFGVFITTEGFLLSLMAYDRFVAIANPLLYSVVMSKRKCVGLVTGSFVGGMLNSLIHTISLGRLSFRGSNVVSHFFCDVPPLLKLSCSDTSKNELLLLTFSGVIAMATFLIVVISYIFIFITILRISSAAGRQKAFSTCASHLTSVTIFYGTLSFSYIQPSSQYSVEQEKVVSVFYTLVIPMLNPLIYSLRNKEVKDAVKRAIEMKHFPC, encoded by the coding sequence AATTTATTCTTTTGGGGTTGACAGATAATGCTGACCTGAAAATCATGCTTTTTGTGTTGTTCTTGGTGATTTATGCAATTACCTTGGCAGGGAATCTGGGCATGATTTTCTTAATCCAAATCACTCCCAAGCTCCACACacccatgtactttttcctaAGCTGCCTTTCATTTATAGATGCCTGCTATTCATCTGTTATTGCACCGAAAATGCTGATCAACTTCTTGGTTGTGAGGGAAACCATCTCATTCTCTGCCTGCATAGTGcagcatttgttttttggggtgtttaTCACCACAGAAGGCTTCTTGCTGTCAttgatggcctatgaccgctttGTGGCCATTGCCAACCCTTTGCTTTACAGTGTAGTCATGTCTAAAAGGAAATGTGTAGGGCTGGTCACTGGGTCATTCGTAGGTGGAATGCTCAACTCATTGATACACACAATAAGCTTGGGAAGACTGTCCTTTCGTGGGTCCAATGTTGTTAGCCACTTCTTCTGTGATGTTCCCCCGCTGCTAAAGCTGTCGTGTTCCGATACATCCAAGAATGAGTTGCTGCTCTTAACTTTTTCTGGAGTCATTGCCATGGCTACTTTTTTGATTGTGGTTAtttcctacattttcatttttatcactaTCCTGAGGATCAGTTCAGCAGCAGGTAGACAGAAAGCCTTTTCCACCTGTGCCTCTCACCTGACTTCTGTGACCATATTCTATGGTACCTTAAGCTTTAGTTACATTCAGCCAAGTTCCCAGTATTCTGTGGAGCAGGAGAAGGTGGTTTCTGTGTTCTATACACTAGTGATTCCCATGTTAAACCCACTTATTTACAGTCTGAGAAACAAAGAGGTAAAGGATGCTGTGAAAAGGGCCATAGAGATGAAACATTTCCCCTGTTAA